The genomic DNA GTTGTTCGAGGACAGCATCAGGATGCGTGCTTCAGCCTGCGCTTCGGGGCTCAGCGGCAGGTGTACTGCCATCTGGTCACCGTCGAAGTCGGCGTTGAAGGCGCCACAGACCAGCGGGTGCAGCTGAAGGGCCTTGCCTTCAACAAGCTGCGGCTCGAAGGCCTGGATGCCGAGGCGGTGCAGGGTGGGTGCACGGTTGAGCAGCACCGGGTGTTCGGTGATGATCTCTTCCAGCACGTCCCAGACCTGCGGGCGGAAACGCTCGACCATACGCTTGGCGCTCTTGATGTTCTGGGCGTGGTTGAGGTCAACCAGGCGCTTCATCACGAACGGCTTGAAGAGCTCCAGGGCCATCTGCTTGGGCAGACCGCACTGGTGCAGCTTCAGCTGCGGGCCGACAACGATGACGGAACGGCCGGAGTAGTCAACACGCTTACCCAGCAGGTTCTGGCGGAAGCGGCCCTGCTTGCCCTTAAGCATGTCGGACAGCGACTTCAGCGGACGGTTGCCCGGTCCGGTGACCGGACGGCCGCGGCGGCCGTTGTCGAACAGGGAGTCAACAGCTTCCTGCAGCATGCGCTTTTCGTTGTTCACGATGATCTCGGGGGCACCGAGATCCAGCAGGCGCTTCAGGCGGTTGTTGCGGTTGATCACGCGGCGGTACAGGTCGTTGAGGTCGGACGTCGCGAAACGTCCGCCGTCGAGCTGGACCATCGGGCGCAGTTCCGGCGGGATGACCGGGACGGCGTCCAGGACCATGCCCAGCGGGCTGTTCGAGGTGGTCAGGAACGCGTTGACAACCTTCAGGCGCTTCAGGGCACGCGTCTTGCGCTGGCCCTTGCCGTTCTGGATGATGTCGCGCAGCGACTCGGACTCGGCCTGCATGTCGAAGTCTTCAAGACGCTTCTTGATGGCTTCGGCACCCATGGAGCCTTCGAAGTACAGACCGTAGCGGTCACGCAGTTCGCGGTAGAGGCCTTCGTCGCCTTCCAGGTCGCCGACCTTGAGGTTCTTGAACCGGTCCCAGACCTGCTCGAGGCGCTCGATGTTGTGGTCGGCGTCGCGGCGTACCTTGGCCATCTGGCGGTCGGCGGAGTCGCGGGCCTTCTTCTTGTCGGCAGCCTTGGCGCCTTCGCCTTCGAGGCGGGCAAGCTCGCCTTCGAGGTCCTTGGCGATCGCAGCGATGTCGGAGTCGCGCTGGTCGACCAGGTGCTTGCGCTCCAGGTCGTGCTCGGCCTGCAGGTTCGGCAGCTCGGCGTGGCGGTTCTCTTCGTCAACCGAGGTGATCATGTAGGCAGCGAAGTAAATGACCTTCTCGAGGTCCTTCGGTGCAAGGTCCAGCAGGTAGCCCAGGCGGGAGGGGACACCCTTGAAGTACCAGATGTGCGTCACGGGAGCGGCGAGCTCAATGTGGCCCATCCGTTCGCGGCGAACCTTGGCACGGGTCACCTCAACGCCGCAGCGCTCACAGATGATGCCCTTGAAGCGCACGCGCTTGTACTTGCCGCAGTAGCACTCCCAGTCACGGGAAGGACCGAAGATCTTTTCGCAGAAAAGACCGTCCTTCTCCGGCTTCAGGGTTCGGTAGTTGATGGTTTCCGGCTTCTTGACCTCGCCGTAAGACCAGCCACGGATTTCATCCGCGGTGGCAAGGCCGATTCGCATAAGGCCGAACGTGGAATCGTTGGACATGGGTCCCTGTTCTCTCTTGTTCTCTAAATCTGAATGTCTCGGGGTACGGAAAGAGCTCTAGGTGACCATCCCACTGGCGCCAGGCGGTCCGGGTTAGGCGGCTTTAATATTCCGTTGCGAGCTCTGCGAGCCGCGGAATTTCATTGCCGCCGTTCCGGACCGTCCCGGCGCCAGCCGGGACGGTGCAACTGCTGCTAAACCTCTTCTACTGAGCTCGGCTCTGCGCGGGACAGATCGATACCCAGTTCTTCCGCGGCCCGGAAGACTTCTTCATCCGAGTCACGCATTTCAATCGTGTTGCCCTCGGTGGAGAGGACTTCCACATTCAGGCAGAGCGACTGCATTTCCTTGATCAGGACCTTGAACGATTCCGGAACACCGGGCTCCGGGATGTTCTCGCCCTTGACGATGGCTTCGTAGACCTTCACGCGGCCGTGGATGTCATCGGACTTGATCGTGAGCAGTTCCTGCAGCGTGTAGGCCGCGCCGTACGCTTCCAGGGCCCAGACTTCCATTTCACCGAAGCGCTGTCCGCCGAACTGTGCCTTACCACCCAGCGGCTGCTGCGTGATCATGGAGTACGGTCCGGTGGAACGGGCGTGGATCTTGTCATCCACCAGGTGGTGGAGCTTCAGGATGTACATGTAGCCCACGGAGATCGGGTCCGGGAACGGCTGGCCGGAGCGGCCGTCGAACATCCGGGCCTTGCCCGAGGCACCGATCAGGCGGTTGCCGTCACGGGTCACGTTGGTGGAATCGAGCAGGCCGGTGATTTCGTCCTCACTGGCACCGTCGAACACCGGGGTGGCAACCGTGGTGGGGCCGGTCTCGCGCGGCAGGTTCGGCAGGTCCTTGACCCAGTCCGGCTCGCCCTCGATCTTCCAGCCCTGCTTGGCAGCCCAGCCCAGGTGGATTTCCAGAACCTGGCCGACGTTCATACGGCCCGGAACACCCAGCGGGTTCAGGATGATGTCGACGGGGGTTCCGTCTTCCATGAACGGCATATCTTCGATCGGGAGGATCTTGGAGATGACGCCCTTGTTGCCGTGGCGGCCGGCCAGCTTGTCGCCGTCCGTGATCTTGCGCTTGTGTGCCACGTACACGCGGACCAGCTGGTTCACGCCCGGGGGCAGCTCGTCGTCATTGTCGCGGTCGAAGATGCGCACGCCGATGACGGTTCCGGACTCGCCGTGGGGAACCTTCAGGGAGGTGTCGCGGACTTCACGGCTCTTCTCGCCGAAGATGGCGCGCAGCAGGCGCTCCTCGGGGGTCAGTTCCGTTTCACCCTTCGGGGTGACACGGCCAACCAGGATGTCGCCGGCTTCAACCTCGGCGCCGATGTGGATGATGCCGCGCTCGTCGAGCTGCGACAGCACTTCCTCGGAGACGTTCGGGATGTCGCGGGTGATTTCCTCGGCACCAAGCTTGGTGTCGCGGGCGTCAACCTCGTGCTCCTCAATGTGGATCGAGGTCAGGACATCGTCGGAGACCATGCGCTGGGACAGGATGATGGCATCTTCGTAGTTGTGGCCTTCCCATGACATGAATGCCACGAGCAGGTTCTTACCAAGGGCCAGTTCACCCTGGTCCGTTGCGGGACCGTCGGCGATGATGCTGTTGACCTCAACGCGGGCACCTTCGGAGACCAGCACGCGCTGGTTGTAGGCGTTGCCCTGGTTGGAGCGCTCGAACTTCATGATCGGGTAGCTGGTCTCGGTGCCGTCGTCGTTCATAACGGTGACGAGGTCAGCGGAAACCTCGGTGACTACACCGGGCTTCTTCGCGGTCACGGAGTCGCCGGCGTCAACTGCGGTGTACTTCTCCATGCCGGTGCCCACTACGGGGCGCTCGGAACGGAGCAGCGGCACAGCCTGGCGCTGCATGTTCGCACCCATGAGGGCGCGGTTGGCGTCGTCGTGCTCGAGGAACGGAATCAGGGCGGTAGCCACCGACACCATCTGGCGCGGGGAGACGTCCATGTACTCGACCTCGTCCGGCTCGACGAGAACGGGCTCGCCGGAACCGCCGCGGGCACGAACGAGGACCAGGTCCTCTTCGAAGTGCTGGTCGGCGCGCAGCGGAGCGTTTGCCTGGGCAATGGTGCGCTCTACTTCGTCATCGGCGGTCAGGTAATCGACCTTGTCGGTGACGACGCCGTTTTCGACCTTGCGGTACGGGGTTTCGATGAAGCCGAAGGCGTTGATGCGGCCGTAGGAAGCCAGCGAACCGATCAGGCCGATGTTCGGGCCTTCAGGGGTTTCGATGGGGCACATGCGGCCGTAGTGGGACGGGTGAACGTCTCGGACTTCCATGCCTGCACGGTCACGGGACAGACCGCCCGGGCCCAGTGCGGACAGGCGGCGCTTGTGCGTCAGGCCGGCCAGCGGGTTGTTCTGGTCCATGAACTGCGAGAGCTGGGACGTTCCGAAGAACTCCTTGATGGCAGCCACAACGGGACGGATGTTGATCAGGGTCTGCGGCGTGATGGCCTCGACGTCCTGGGTGGTCATCCGTTCGCGGACCACACGCTCCATGCGGGACAGGCCCGTGCGGATCTGGTTTTCGATCAGTTCGCCGACGGCGCGGATACGGCGGTTGCCGAAGTGGTCGATGTCATCGACCTCCACGCGGATCTCGACGTCTTCGCCGTCGCGCTTGCCCGGAACCGTCTTCTCACCGGCGTGCAGTGCCACCAGGAACTTGATCATGGCGACAATGTCGTCATTGTTCAGTACCGAAGCATCGGAATCCGTCAGCGGCTTGTCGATGCCCAGCTTGCGGTTGATCTTGTAACGGCCAACCTTGGCGAGATCGTAGCGCTTCGGGTTGAAGTACAGGTTCTCCAGCAGGGTCTTGGCGGCTTCCACCGTGGGCGGCTCGCCCGGTCGCAGCTTGCGGTAGATGTCCAGCAGGGCATCTTCCTGCGTTTCCGTGGGGTCCTTTTCCAGGGTGGCACGGATGGAGTCGTATTCGCCGAAGGTCTCGAGGATCTGGCCTTCAGTCCAGCCCAGTGCCTTCAGCAGGACGGTGACCGACTGCTTGCGCTTGCGGTCAAGGCGGACGCCGACCTGGTCGCGCTTGTCGATTTCCAGTTCGAACCAGGCACCGCGGGAAGGAATGATCTTCGCGGTGTAGATGTCCTTGTCACTGGTCTTGTCCGCGGTGCGCTCGAAGTAGGCGCCCGGGGAACGGACCAGCTGGGAAACAACAACACGCTCGGTGCCGTTGATGACGAACGTTCCCTTGTCTGTCATCAGGGGGAAGTCGCCCATGAACACGGTCTGCTGCTTGATTTCGCCCGTGTTGTTGTTCATGAACTCGGCCTTAACGTACAGCGGAGCCGAGTACGTTGCGTCCCGGTCCTTGCACTCAGCCATGGTGTACTTCGGGTCGGCAAACTCCGGCTCCGAGAAGCTCAGGGACATGGTGCCCTGGAAGTCTTCGATCGGGGAGATTTCCTCGAAGATGTCGGCCAGGCCGGACGTGGTTGCAATACCCTGCTCGCCGGTTTCCCGCGCCTTTTCGACCCGGGCCTTCCAGCGCTCGTTGCCGACGAGCCAGTCAAAGCTGTCCGTCTGCAGGGCAAGAAGATTGGGAACGTCAAGCGGTTCGTGAATCTTTGCGAATGAAATCCGGGAAGCTGCGTTCTCCGGATTAGTAGCGGTTTCGTTATTAGAGGTGCTCGAGGCGACCAAGAGGGATCCTTCCACAGACCTTCAGGCGTGTTTCGCGCTTCCTCCCCTGCACTGCACGGACCGAGTCCGTGTGCGTCCCGACGTCCGGCAACAGGTGCACCCGCATACTACGGATACCGCCCGGCACGGAACATAGCCCACCGCTATATGAAGGCTGAAGGTTAACAGGAGGAAGCAAATATCCACTATAGGGCATTATGGGCACACAAGTCTACCCGATTTTATAACCCTGCGTCGCTCAACCCCTCAGAATCCCACAAGAATCCGGCTTACGAGGGAGCAGCAGGCAACATGTAACGGCTGATAAACAGCCGGTAAGCGGCTGGTGCAACACCGGATAGTAACCCGGTACTGGACCTGGTACTAACCCGGTAGTAACCCTTACCCGAGACCCCTTCCGGAGCATCGGATACAGATACCTTACCGCAAGATCGGCGGAATGTGGGTGTGGAGGGTGTCGGAGACAGCGCAGGCATGTGACTGCGATCTCCCTGCCGGCTGTGAGGTGGCGTAGCCTTATCCCAGCGTTGGATCCATCCCTGCCATGTCTTTAAGGACGAAACAGCCTTTAAGGACGAAACAGTCTTCAATGACGAACACAGCAACGAAAGTGAACTCATCCGCTATGAGCAACTCCGCAGCCCCCGCGGCAGCAGTCCCTACCGAAGTGGTAATTGTCGGCGGCGCACGCACTCCCCAGGGCCGGCTCAACGGGCAGCTGGCCCCCTTTACCGCCGTTGACCTCGGAGCGTTCGCCATCAGCGGCGCCTTGGAGAAGTCCGGGGTTCCGGCGGCCGATGTCGACACCGTCATCATGGGCCATGTGGTCCAGGCCGGGTGCGGGCAGAACCCGGCCCGCCAGTCCTCCATTAAGGCGGGCATCGGCTGGGATGTCCCCACGGTCACCATCAACAAGGTCTGCCTCTCCGGCCTGGCCGCTGTTATTGATGCAGCCCGCCTGATCCGCGGCGGCGAGGCCACCGTGGTGGTGGCCGGCGGCCAGGAATCCATGACCCGCGGGCCGCACCTGCTGCCCGGCTCCCGCCAGGGCTGGAACTACGGGAACATTTCCGCAGTGGACTCAGTGGCACATGACGGCCTCACGGACGCCTTCGACAACGATTCGATGGGAATCTCCACCGAGCGCGGCAACACCAAGCTGGCCATCAAGCGGCTGGAACAGGACGAAGTGGCTGCGGCCTCCCACCAGCGGGCAGCGGCCGCCATGGCTGCCGGCATCTTCGACGCCGAGATCGTTCCGGTGACCGTGCCGCAGCGCAAGGGCGAGCCGCTGGTACTCACCAGCGACGAAGGCGTGCGGCCCGCGACCACCACGGAGTCCCTGGCCGGGCTGCGGCCGGCCTTCGATCCGGAGGGCACCATCACGGCCGGCAACTCCTCCCCGCTGTCGGACGGAGCTGCGGCCCTGGTACTCACCACGCGTGCCTACGCCACCGAGCACGGCTTGGAAGTCCTCGCGTCCGTCGGTATGCCGGGCCAGGTGGCCGGGCCGGACAACACCTTGCATTCCCAGCCTTCCAACGCCCTGTTCGCGGCACTGGAACGCGCCGGCTGGAATGTCCCGGATCTGGACTTCATCGAGATCAACGAGGCCTTCGGAGCCGTTGCCGTCCAGTCCCTGAACGAACTGGGCATGGACCTGGAGCAGTGCAACCTGCATGGCGGGGCCATTGCCCTGGGCCACCCGATCGGCGCTTCCGGTGCCCGGCTCGCCCTGACCGCTGCGCACGAGCTGCTCCGGCGGGGCTCGGGGCGTGCCGGGGTTGCCCTCTGCGGCGGCGGCGGGCAGGGTGAAGCCCTGCTGCTCTTCCGCGAAGAGTCCTAGCGCCGGGCCCGGCCGCCGTCGTTCCCGACGACGGCGGCCGTCACCGCAACTGCACTGCGCCCCTGACCGGGAACACAAACTGCGCGCCTGACCGGGAACACAAAAAGACCCCGCCCAAAGGACGGGGTCTTTTTGTGTTCTACAGCCGGAGCTGCAAAAGGAAAACTACTTGACGGTGACGGTGGCGCCGGCAGCTTCGAGAGCTTCCTTGGCCTTGTCAGCGGCTTCCTTGTTGGCGCCTTCGAGGACGGCCTTCGGAGCGCTGTCAACCAGGTCCTTGGCTTCCTTCAGACCCAGGGAAGTCAGGGCACGGACTTCCTTGATCACTGCGATCTTCTTGTCGCCGGCAGCTTCGAGGATGACGTCGAATTCGGTCTTCTCTTCAGCAGCGTCAGCAGCGCCGCCGGCGGCGGGGCCTGCAACTGCAACAGCAGCAGCGGTGACGTCGAAGGTCTCTTCGAAGAGCTTCACGAAGTCGGAGAGCTCGATGATGGACAGTTCCTTGAAAGCTTCAATGAGCTCTTCGTTGGTGAGCTTCGCCATGGTGTGGCGTCCTTCCTATAGTTGGTGCACGCAGGCACCGGAGATTGGATGAGAAGAGGTTCTACTCTTCGGTGGCTGCTTCTGCGGCCGGAGCTTCTTCTGCGGCGGCCGGAGCCTCTTCCGCAGCGGGGGCAGCGGGAGCGCCGCTTTCCTCTTCGAGCTTCATGCGCAGTGCATCTGCCGTGCGGGCCAGCATGGACATCGGTGCCTTGAGGACACCGGCGACGCGTGCAAGCTGGAACTCACGGGATTCAAGAGCAGCCAGGGCTGCAACACCGGATGCATCCAGGGCGTTGCCCTCGAAAACACCGGTCTTGATGACGAGCTGCGGGTTGGTCTTGGCAAAATCCGTCAGGCTCTTTGCAGCTGCAACTGCGTCACCCTTGATGAAGGCAATTGCAGTAGGTCCGGAAAGCTGGCCATCGAACGCGTCGATGCCGGCTTCCTTGGCTGCAATGCCAGTCAGGGTGTTCTTGACGACCGAGTACTTGGTGTCCTGGCCGAGCGAACGACGCAGCTCCTTGAGCTGTGCAACGGTGAGCCCGCGGTATTCGGTTAGGACAGCAGCGGTCGACTCCTTGAAATCACTGGTGATTTCCTCGACTGCTGACACCTTTGT from Arthrobacter zhangbolii includes the following:
- the rpoB gene encoding DNA-directed RNA polymerase subunit beta codes for the protein MVASSTSNNETATNPENAASRISFAKIHEPLDVPNLLALQTDSFDWLVGNERWKARVEKARETGEQGIATTSGLADIFEEISPIEDFQGTMSLSFSEPEFADPKYTMAECKDRDATYSAPLYVKAEFMNNNTGEIKQQTVFMGDFPLMTDKGTFVINGTERVVVSQLVRSPGAYFERTADKTSDKDIYTAKIIPSRGAWFELEIDKRDQVGVRLDRKRKQSVTVLLKALGWTEGQILETFGEYDSIRATLEKDPTETQEDALLDIYRKLRPGEPPTVEAAKTLLENLYFNPKRYDLAKVGRYKINRKLGIDKPLTDSDASVLNNDDIVAMIKFLVALHAGEKTVPGKRDGEDVEIRVEVDDIDHFGNRRIRAVGELIENQIRTGLSRMERVVRERMTTQDVEAITPQTLINIRPVVAAIKEFFGTSQLSQFMDQNNPLAGLTHKRRLSALGPGGLSRDRAGMEVRDVHPSHYGRMCPIETPEGPNIGLIGSLASYGRINAFGFIETPYRKVENGVVTDKVDYLTADDEVERTIAQANAPLRADQHFEEDLVLVRARGGSGEPVLVEPDEVEYMDVSPRQMVSVATALIPFLEHDDANRALMGANMQRQAVPLLRSERPVVGTGMEKYTAVDAGDSVTAKKPGVVTEVSADLVTVMNDDGTETSYPIMKFERSNQGNAYNQRVLVSEGARVEVNSIIADGPATDQGELALGKNLLVAFMSWEGHNYEDAIILSQRMVSDDVLTSIHIEEHEVDARDTKLGAEEITRDIPNVSEEVLSQLDERGIIHIGAEVEAGDILVGRVTPKGETELTPEERLLRAIFGEKSREVRDTSLKVPHGESGTVIGVRIFDRDNDDELPPGVNQLVRVYVAHKRKITDGDKLAGRHGNKGVISKILPIEDMPFMEDGTPVDIILNPLGVPGRMNVGQVLEIHLGWAAKQGWKIEGEPDWVKDLPNLPRETGPTTVATPVFDGASEDEITGLLDSTNVTRDGNRLIGASGKARMFDGRSGQPFPDPISVGYMYILKLHHLVDDKIHARSTGPYSMITQQPLGGKAQFGGQRFGEMEVWALEAYGAAYTLQELLTIKSDDIHGRVKVYEAIVKGENIPEPGVPESFKVLIKEMQSLCLNVEVLSTEGNTIEMRDSDEEVFRAAEELGIDLSRAEPSSVEEV
- a CDS encoding acetyl-CoA C-acetyltransferase, with amino-acid sequence MSNSAAPAAAVPTEVVIVGGARTPQGRLNGQLAPFTAVDLGAFAISGALEKSGVPAADVDTVIMGHVVQAGCGQNPARQSSIKAGIGWDVPTVTINKVCLSGLAAVIDAARLIRGGEATVVVAGGQESMTRGPHLLPGSRQGWNYGNISAVDSVAHDGLTDAFDNDSMGISTERGNTKLAIKRLEQDEVAAASHQRAAAAMAAGIFDAEIVPVTVPQRKGEPLVLTSDEGVRPATTTESLAGLRPAFDPEGTITAGNSSPLSDGAAALVLTTRAYATEHGLEVLASVGMPGQVAGPDNTLHSQPSNALFAALERAGWNVPDLDFIEINEAFGAVAVQSLNELGMDLEQCNLHGGAIALGHPIGASGARLALTAAHELLRRGSGRAGVALCGGGGQGEALLLFREES
- the rplL gene encoding 50S ribosomal protein L7/L12, whose amino-acid sequence is MAKLTNEELIEAFKELSIIELSDFVKLFEETFDVTAAAVAVAGPAAGGAADAAEEKTEFDVILEAAGDKKIAVIKEVRALTSLGLKEAKDLVDSAPKAVLEGANKEAADKAKEALEAAGATVTVK
- the rplJ gene encoding 50S ribosomal protein L10, which produces MATPTKVSAVEEITSDFKESTAAVLTEYRGLTVAQLKELRRSLGQDTKYSVVKNTLTGIAAKEAGIDAFDGQLSGPTAIAFIKGDAVAAAKSLTDFAKTNPQLVIKTGVFEGNALDASGVAALAALESREFQLARVAGVLKAPMSMLARTADALRMKLEEESGAPAAPAAEEAPAAAEEAPAAEAATEE